One Archocentrus centrarchus isolate MPI-CPG fArcCen1 chromosome 14, fArcCen1, whole genome shotgun sequence DNA window includes the following coding sequences:
- the LOC115792218 gene encoding uncharacterized protein LOC115792218, translating to MCFRDSNTAEEVSKAAKFIIRAVQSETFKEEYRCMKANQPLPKQSCLQKLNPVIDEDELLRIGGRLAPADLTKEEKHPLIIPKAHHIAVLLIRYYHEKVAHQGRLITEGALRGAGFWIIGSKRLISSVIHKCILCRKLRGQVQTQKMADLPIDRLTPMPPFTSVGLDVFGPWTVTTRRTRGGSADSKRWAVLFSCMSTRAVHIELIESMSTSSFINALRRFFCIRGPAQMLRSDRGTNFIGACNELQIDHKDTELNAYLLEKGCTWLFNSPHSSHMGGSWERLIGVARRILDGILLKAAHIQFTHEVLSTFMAEVMAIMNARPLVPISTDPDKPNLLTPAMLLTQKTNALSAPTGSFAPPDLYSKQWKQVQCLADCFWKQWKSEYLSTLQQRRKWTDDKPNIKVGDIVLLKDALTHRNNWSMGKVVRTFESKDNKVRKAEVKTVKDGNEKVFLRPIADIVLLLSEEN from the coding sequence ATGTGTTTTCGTGATAGTAACACTGCAGAGGAAGTGTCCAAAGCAGCCAAGTTTATCATTCGCGCAGTACagagtgaaacattcaaagaggAGTACAGGTGCATGAAAGCAAATCAGCCACTTCCAAAACAAAGTTGTCTCCAAAAGTTGAACCCTGTCATTGATGAAGATGAACTCCTCAGAATAGGAGGACGCTTGGCACCTGCTGACCTaacaaaagaggagaaacacccACTCATTATTCCAAAGGCTCATCATATAGCTGTCCTTCTTATTAGATACTATCATGAAAAAGTAGCGCATCAAGGGCGCCTCATAACAGAAGGAGCACTCAGAGGAGCTGGCTTTTGGATTATTGGCAGTAAACGGCTCATTTCTTCTGTCATTCACAAATGTATTCTTTGTCGAAAACTCAGAGGACAAGTGCAGACTCAAAAGATGGCAGATTTACCCATTGATAGGCTGACACCCATGCCACCATTCACTAGTGTTGGACTGGACGTCTTTGGGCCCTGGACAGTCACCACACGTCGCACCAGAGGAGGGAGTGCAGACAGTAAACGCTGGGCTGTACTTTTCTCCTGCATGTCCACAAGAGCAGTGCACATTGAGCTCATTGAATCAATGTCGACGTCAAGTTTCATCAATGCTCTAAGAAGATTCTTTTGCATCCGTGGTCCTGCTCAAATGCTTCGCTCTGATAGAGGGACTAATTTTATTGGAGCATGTAATGAGCTGCAAATTGATCACAAGGACACAGAACTGAATGCTTACCTGCTGGAGAAAGGATGCACATGGCTGTTCAACTCCCCACACTCTTCACACATGGGAGGATCATGGGAGCGACTCATTGGAGTTGCGAGGCGCATCCTGGATGGGATTCTTTTGAAGGCCGCACATATCCAATTCACACATGAAGTGTTGAGTACATTCATGGCAGAAGTAATGGCAATAATGAATGCAAGACCACTTGTACCAATCTCAACAGATCCAGACAAACCAAACCTTCTCACACCGGCAATGCTTCTCACCCAGAAGACCAATGCATTATCTGCACCAACAGGAAGCTTTGCACCACCAGACCTTTACTCAAAGCAATGGAAACAAGTACAGTGTCTGGCAGACTGTTTTTGGAAACAATGGAAAAGTGAATACCTATCGACTCTACAGCAACGGAGAAAATGGACTGATGATAAACCGAACATTAAAGTTGGTGACATTGTGTTATTGAAagatgctctcacacacagaaacaactgGTCCATGGGAAAGGTTGTAAGAACATTTGAGAGTAAGGATAATAAGGTTCGAAAAGCAGAAgtaaaaactgtgaaagatggaaatgaaaaagtgtttttaagacCCATTGCTGACATAGTTTTGCTTTTGTCAGAGGAAAATTAA